A single Candidatus Polarisedimenticolia bacterium DNA region contains:
- a CDS encoding DUF47 family protein, protein MILSVKKTDRLFFETFESLAAGAAEAALILEEMFRNGKGGDPAAGATRIKDIEHRCDVLIHELVKALHRTFITPIDREDIHDLGSHLDDLVDLIDAAASRAVLFRVGAEIPDAADLTRIVHRQAEEIRLAVTHLKDSKTIMERCARINQLEKEGDRLYREAVVRILDSGRDPIFIIKAKEIIETLERATDAAEGIAIVLERIILKNQ, encoded by the coding sequence ATGATTCTGAGCGTGAAGAAGACCGACCGCCTGTTCTTCGAGACCTTCGAGTCCCTGGCGGCAGGGGCAGCCGAGGCGGCGCTCATCCTGGAGGAGATGTTCCGCAACGGCAAGGGGGGGGATCCGGCCGCGGGCGCGACGCGCATCAAGGACATCGAGCACCGCTGCGACGTCCTCATCCACGAGCTGGTGAAGGCGCTGCACCGCACGTTCATCACGCCGATCGATCGCGAGGACATCCACGACCTCGGATCGCACCTGGACGACCTGGTCGACCTGATCGACGCGGCCGCCAGCCGGGCGGTGCTGTTCAGGGTGGGGGCCGAAATCCCGGACGCGGCCGACCTGACCCGCATCGTCCACCGGCAGGCGGAGGAGATCCGACTGGCGGTCACCCACCTCAAGGACTCGAAGACCATCATGGAGCGCTGCGCGCGCATCAACCAGCTCGAGAAGGAGGGAGACCGGCTCTATCGCGAGGCGGTGGTGCGCATCCTCGACTCGGGGCGCGACCCGATCTTCATCATCAAGGCGAAGGAGATCATCGAGACGCTCGAGAGGGCCACCGACGCCGCCGAAGGGATCGCCATCGTCCTGGAACGGATCATCCTGAAGAACCAGTAG
- a CDS encoding mercuric reductase, giving the protein MGRAGRGEGVYNVVVIGGGTAGLVTAAGTAALGGRVALVERHRMGGDCLNYGCVPSKALIASARAAARMRHAGLQALDPVDVAVDYGRVVRRLKALRARIEPHDSAARFEGLGVDVFFGQAALESPHAVAVGGAVLRARHIVLATGGRAAIPDVPGLQEAGFLTNETVFEREEPPGRLLVMGGGPIGCELAQAMARLGARVTLIDRGGQLLHREDPDVAALVQAGLEADGVGVLLRARVESIAQGRDGAHRARVRQDGGDPGSATSRDVEADTILVAAGRRPNIEGLGLEKAGVAMTRKGVTVDDFLRTTRRNIFAAGDVCGPYQFTHFAEYQARLIVRNILLSPLGGLGKAKADYRVVPWTTFTEPEVARVGVNETDAARAGIPCDVHRFPYSQLDRAILESDETGFAKVITTKGKDTLLGATVVGAGAGEVIHELVLAMRERIGLSRLSSMIHVYPTFSQALQRGADAFMRTRLTPGARALFSRLYAWQRRSP; this is encoded by the coding sequence ATGGGGCGCGCGGGCCGTGGCGAGGGAGTCTACAACGTCGTGGTCATCGGGGGGGGGACCGCCGGCCTGGTGACCGCCGCCGGCACGGCCGCGCTGGGGGGACGGGTCGCCCTCGTCGAGCGCCATCGGATGGGGGGCGACTGCCTGAACTACGGCTGCGTCCCCAGCAAGGCGTTGATTGCCTCGGCGCGCGCCGCCGCCCGGATGCGGCACGCCGGCCTGCAAGCGCTCGATCCCGTCGACGTGGCGGTGGACTACGGCCGCGTCGTCAGGCGCCTGAAGGCCCTGCGGGCGCGGATCGAGCCGCACGACTCCGCCGCGCGCTTCGAAGGGCTCGGCGTGGATGTCTTCTTCGGGCAGGCCGCGCTCGAATCTCCGCACGCGGTCGCGGTCGGCGGGGCCGTCCTCAGGGCGCGCCACATCGTGCTGGCCACCGGCGGCCGCGCCGCGATCCCCGACGTGCCCGGCCTGCAGGAGGCCGGGTTCCTGACGAACGAGACCGTCTTCGAGCGCGAGGAGCCGCCCGGCCGGCTCCTGGTGATGGGGGGCGGACCGATCGGCTGCGAGCTGGCCCAGGCGATGGCGCGGCTGGGGGCGCGGGTCACCCTGATCGATCGGGGCGGGCAGCTCCTGCATCGCGAGGACCCTGACGTCGCGGCGCTCGTCCAGGCGGGGCTCGAGGCGGACGGCGTGGGCGTTCTGTTGCGCGCCCGGGTGGAATCGATCGCACAGGGACGGGACGGGGCGCACCGCGCCCGCGTCCGCCAGGACGGCGGCGACCCGGGGTCCGCGACCTCCCGGGACGTCGAGGCCGACACGATCCTGGTCGCCGCCGGCCGCCGCCCCAACATCGAGGGGCTCGGCCTGGAGAAGGCCGGCGTGGCGATGACTCGGAAGGGGGTGACCGTCGATGATTTCCTGAGGACGACCCGGCGGAACATTTTCGCCGCCGGCGATGTGTGCGGCCCCTACCAGTTCACCCACTTCGCCGAATACCAGGCTCGCCTGATCGTCCGCAACATTCTCCTGTCCCCCCTGGGGGGCCTCGGGAAGGCGAAGGCCGACTACCGTGTCGTGCCGTGGACCACGTTCACCGAGCCGGAGGTGGCGCGCGTCGGCGTGAACGAGACGGACGCGGCCCGGGCCGGGATCCCGTGCGACGTGCACCGCTTCCCTTACAGCCAGCTGGACCGGGCTATCCTCGAGAGCGACGAAACCGGTTTCGCGAAAGTGATCACGACGAAAGGGAAGGACACCCTTCTCGGCGCGACGGTCGTGGGGGCGGGGGCCGGGGAGGTGATCCACGAGCTGGTCCTGGCGATGCGGGAGCGGATCGGCCTGTCGAGGCTGTCGTCGATGATCCACGTCTACCCGACGTTTTCGCAGGCCCTGCAGCGCGGCGCCGATGCCTTCATGCGGACGCGGCTCACCCCGGGGGCACGCGCTCTCTTCTCCCGCCTCTACGCGTGGCAGCGGAGATCCCCGTGA
- a CDS encoding TVP38/TMEM64 family protein: MSTVVDGPPRDGRTGARRMALLLALAAALFIAARVLPIGAWLASLNGLFTRLGPWGIVLFVLVYALAAVLFVPGSPLTVGAGLVYGLGPGFAAASAGSTLGAACAFLVARYLARDRVERWVGGDPRFRAIDEAVGREGWTIVLLTRLSPVFPFNLLNYLYGLTRVPFHTYLPASWIGMMPGTLLYVYLGFAGRTVAQAATAGLARSPAEYAFWATGLLATIAVTLYVTRLARRALHSRAGWSAG; encoded by the coding sequence GTGAGCACGGTCGTGGACGGGCCCCCCCGCGACGGCCGGACCGGGGCGCGTCGCATGGCCCTTCTTCTGGCGCTGGCCGCGGCGCTGTTCATCGCGGCCCGCGTGCTCCCCATCGGCGCATGGCTTGCGTCGCTGAACGGCCTCTTCACCCGGCTCGGCCCCTGGGGGATCGTCCTCTTCGTCCTCGTCTATGCCCTGGCCGCCGTCCTGTTCGTCCCCGGCTCGCCGCTCACGGTCGGGGCGGGCCTCGTCTACGGGCTCGGGCCGGGCTTCGCGGCGGCGTCGGCCGGGTCGACGCTCGGCGCCGCGTGCGCCTTCCTGGTCGCGCGCTACCTGGCCCGCGATCGGGTCGAGCGCTGGGTCGGGGGCGATCCCCGATTCCGGGCCATCGACGAGGCGGTCGGCCGCGAGGGATGGACGATCGTCCTGCTCACCCGACTGAGCCCCGTCTTTCCATTCAACCTTCTTAACTATCTCTACGGCCTGACGCGCGTCCCGTTCCACACCTACCTTCCCGCCTCGTGGATCGGCATGATGCCCGGGACGCTCCTGTACGTGTATCTGGGGTTCGCGGGACGGACCGTGGCGCAGGCCGCCACGGCCGGGCTGGCGCGCTCCCCCGCCGAATACGCCTTCTGGGCCACAGGCCTCCTCGCGACGATCGCCGTGACGCTCTACGTCACGCGCCTCGCGCGGCGGGCTCTGCACAGCCGGGCCGGATGGAGTGCAGGTTGA
- a CDS encoding CRTAC1 family protein, with the protein MEKYRGSMDAKRAVALLLGLMDLAAVVGCGAAAVDSGTAKGHGAAAEAPVADVRSDRHYPQFEDVTQRAGITSVHHKPDLDPKLGNIMNWLASVGAAVAAADYDGDGDIDLYVSDSRTGYPNQLYRNDGVFHFTDVAVEAGVARVNENKGTSMDAVFGDIDNDGHPDLYVVKWGCNVLFHNNGDGTFTDITRAAGVGDCGNGNAAVFVDYDLDGNLDLMVGNYFKPADLWHISTTRIMHDSFESSRNAGKNLVYHNNGDGTFTDVAHQLGMDDTGWTLDLGCGDIDNDGDQDCYIANDFGDDKLFRNEGSGTFSDITKAAKGTDTKKGMNVDFGDYNNDGFLDIYVTNITTIEYLHEGNMLWHNMGNGTFVDVADPAEVFEGGWGWCGKFLDYDNDGDLDIFTVNGFVSAGEGNYWYDLATMATTPDLDITDTRTWPMMGDRSFSGYEPSRLFQNDGPTFVEVAQREGITDTFDGRGIAVADLDSDGWPDLFVANQGARPTLYRNRGIPGRHWIDFDLRQTGRNTSAIGARVTLRSGGLTQIREVDGGNGYASQSSTILHFGLGTSTTVDEATIRWPDGAREGLRNLRPDSVVRRVHPFKRR; encoded by the coding sequence ATGGAAAAGTATCGCGGGAGTATGGACGCGAAGCGGGCGGTAGCCCTGCTCCTCGGCCTCATGGATCTCGCCGCCGTGGTTGGCTGCGGCGCCGCGGCCGTGGACTCGGGCACCGCGAAAGGGCATGGAGCCGCCGCGGAAGCGCCCGTGGCTGATGTTCGCTCTGATCGTCACTACCCGCAGTTCGAGGACGTGACGCAGAGGGCCGGCATCACGTCCGTCCACCACAAGCCCGACCTCGATCCCAAATTGGGCAACATCATGAATTGGCTGGCGTCCGTGGGGGCGGCTGTGGCTGCCGCCGACTACGACGGGGACGGGGACATCGACCTTTACGTCAGCGACTCGCGGACCGGGTATCCAAACCAACTCTACCGCAACGACGGAGTCTTCCACTTCACGGACGTGGCCGTTGAGGCCGGTGTAGCGCGCGTCAACGAGAACAAAGGGACCTCGATGGACGCCGTCTTCGGCGACATCGACAACGACGGGCACCCCGACCTCTATGTCGTCAAGTGGGGCTGCAACGTTCTCTTCCATAACAACGGCGACGGCACCTTCACCGACATCACGCGGGCGGCCGGCGTGGGCGACTGCGGCAACGGCAACGCCGCGGTCTTCGTGGACTACGATCTCGACGGGAACCTCGATCTCATGGTCGGCAATTATTTCAAGCCGGCCGACCTGTGGCACATCTCGACGACCAGAATCATGCATGACAGCTTCGAGAGCTCGCGCAACGCCGGCAAGAACCTCGTCTACCACAACAACGGGGACGGGACCTTCACCGACGTGGCGCACCAGCTCGGGATGGACGACACGGGCTGGACGCTCGACCTGGGCTGTGGCGACATCGACAACGACGGCGACCAGGACTGTTACATCGCCAACGACTTCGGCGACGACAAGCTGTTCAGGAACGAAGGGAGCGGGACCTTCAGCGATATCACGAAGGCCGCCAAGGGGACCGACACCAAGAAGGGGATGAACGTCGATTTCGGCGATTACAACAACGACGGCTTCCTGGACATCTATGTCACCAACATCACCACGATCGAATACCTGCACGAAGGGAACATGCTCTGGCACAACATGGGGAACGGCACCTTCGTCGACGTCGCCGATCCAGCGGAGGTGTTCGAGGGAGGTTGGGGGTGGTGCGGCAAGTTCCTCGACTACGACAACGACGGCGACCTCGACATCTTCACGGTCAACGGGTTCGTGTCCGCGGGGGAGGGGAACTACTGGTACGATCTCGCGACCATGGCCACGACACCGGACCTTGACATCACCGACACCAGGACCTGGCCGATGATGGGCGACCGGAGCTTTTCCGGGTACGAGCCATCGCGCCTGTTCCAAAACGACGGTCCGACCTTCGTCGAGGTTGCCCAACGCGAGGGGATCACGGACACCTTCGACGGACGGGGCATCGCCGTAGCCGACCTCGACAGCGACGGTTGGCCGGATCTCTTCGTCGCGAACCAAGGCGCGCGGCCGACGCTTTACCGCAACCGGGGGATCCCCGGACGCCACTGGATCGATTTTGACCTGCGCCAAACCGGGCGCAACACCAGCGCGATCGGGGCACGCGTGACGCTGCGCTCCGGCGGCTTGACGCAGATCCGCGAGGTGGACGGCGGGAACGGCTACGCCTCGCAGAGCAGCACCATACTGCACTTCGGCCTGGGGACGTCCACGACCGTGGACGAGGCAACGATTCGCTGGCCCGACGGCGCCAGGGAGGGGCTGCGAAACCTCCGGCCGGACAGCGTTGTCCGGCGCGTGCATCCCTTCAAGCGGAGATGA
- a CDS encoding flavin reductase family protein, with the protein MPVTVDQFKSAMRRWSSGVSILTTRREGGIMGITVSSFCSLSLNPPLVLACIDKKARSHGLIDRHRAFAINVLRAGQERLSELAAGHLGEHGNWLDGCAYRKAETGAPILNDCLAWFDCSLEAAHDGGDHTIFVGRVEAAGHSEGRPLLYCDGAYHKVAETRTKTRKETGGAE; encoded by the coding sequence GTGCCGGTCACGGTTGATCAGTTCAAGAGCGCCATGCGCCGCTGGTCGAGCGGCGTGTCGATCCTCACCACGCGGCGGGAAGGGGGGATCATGGGGATCACGGTCAGCTCCTTCTGCTCGCTGTCGCTCAACCCGCCCCTGGTCCTCGCCTGCATCGACAAGAAGGCCCGCAGCCACGGCCTGATCGACCGGCACCGCGCCTTCGCCATCAACGTGCTCCGGGCGGGGCAGGAGCGCCTCTCCGAGCTGGCCGCCGGCCACTTGGGCGAGCACGGAAACTGGCTGGACGGATGCGCGTACCGCAAGGCGGAGACCGGCGCTCCGATCCTGAACGACTGCCTGGCCTGGTTCGACTGCTCCCTGGAGGCGGCCCACGACGGCGGGGACCACACGATCTTCGTCGGCCGCGTCGAGGCGGCCGGACACTCCGAAGGGCGTCCGCTGCTCTACTGCGACGGCGCCTATCACAAGGTGGCCGAGACCCGGACGAAGACCCGCAAGGAAACCGGAGGCGCCGAATGA